Proteins encoded within one genomic window of Mesorhizobium sp. AR10:
- a CDS encoding NAD(P)-dependent oxidoreductase: MASVAFLGLGVMGYPMAGHLRNKGGHDVTVYNRTRAKAEQWVGQHGGNLATTPAEAADGKDFIFSCVGNDDDLRSVTTGAQGAFSSMKKGAVYIDNTTASAEVARELAEKAQARGFSFLDAPVSGGQAGAENGVLTVMVGGQQGAFDKARPVIDAYARMVGLMGPAGSGQLTKMINQITIAGLVQGLAEGIHFGKKAGLDIEKVIEVISKGAAGSWQMENRHKTMNAGKYDFGFAVDWMRKDLGICLTEADRNGAKLPVTALVDQFYKDVQAMGGKRWDTSSLLARLEK; the protein is encoded by the coding sequence ATGGCATCGGTGGCATTTCTCGGTCTTGGCGTCATGGGTTATCCGATGGCCGGGCATCTCAGGAACAAGGGGGGCCATGACGTCACCGTCTACAACCGCACCAGGGCAAAGGCCGAGCAATGGGTTGGCCAGCATGGCGGCAACCTCGCCACGACGCCGGCCGAAGCGGCTGACGGCAAGGATTTCATCTTCTCCTGCGTCGGCAATGACGACGATTTGCGTTCGGTGACAACAGGTGCGCAAGGCGCCTTCAGTTCCATGAAAAAGGGCGCGGTCTATATCGACAACACTACGGCGTCGGCCGAAGTCGCGCGCGAGCTGGCGGAGAAGGCGCAAGCGCGCGGGTTTTCGTTCCTCGACGCACCGGTCTCCGGCGGCCAGGCCGGCGCCGAAAACGGCGTGCTGACGGTGATGGTCGGTGGCCAGCAAGGCGCTTTCGACAAGGCCAGGCCCGTCATCGACGCCTATGCCCGCATGGTCGGGCTGATGGGGCCGGCCGGCTCAGGCCAGCTCACCAAGATGATCAACCAGATCACCATTGCTGGCCTGGTCCAGGGGCTGGCCGAAGGCATCCATTTCGGCAAGAAGGCCGGGCTCGATATCGAAAAGGTCATCGAGGTGATTTCCAAAGGCGCGGCCGGCTCGTGGCAGATGGAGAACCGGCACAAGACGATGAATGCCGGCAAGTATGATTTCGGCTTTGCCGTCGACTGGATGCGCAAGGATCTCGGCATCTGCCTCACCGAAGCCGATCGCAATGGCGCCAAGCTGCCGGTGACAGCACTTGTCGACCAGTTCTACAAGGACGTGCAGGCGATGGGCGGCAAGCGCTGGGATACGTCCTCGCTGCTGGCGCGGCTGGAAAAATAG
- a CDS encoding DUF3299 domain-containing protein, translating to MSIRLKSTVGLVAALLLPIASADASVEALHIFWKDLRPASQAAAESAGLPMIAARMPDHGETLSLNLQDKTIQLAGYALPVDRDGDLVYQFLLVPWTGACSHMPTPPPNQIVLVTPAHPYRMSEAYQPVSVTGALKPDMEKSQLFILDGASIIQSGYSVRKAEVVNVDTVPDTITLPVNSPWSFLNKKKN from the coding sequence ATGAGCATCCGCCTCAAATCGACCGTGGGCCTGGTAGCCGCGTTGCTCCTGCCCATTGCGTCGGCAGACGCTTCGGTCGAGGCCTTGCACATATTCTGGAAGGATCTGCGCCCGGCAAGCCAGGCGGCTGCCGAAAGTGCGGGCCTGCCGATGATCGCGGCAAGGATGCCCGACCATGGCGAGACGCTGTCGCTCAACTTGCAGGACAAGACCATTCAGCTGGCCGGATATGCGCTGCCGGTCGATCGCGACGGCGATCTTGTCTACCAGTTCCTGCTGGTGCCGTGGACAGGTGCGTGCAGCCACATGCCGACGCCGCCGCCCAACCAGATCGTGCTGGTCACGCCCGCCCATCCCTACAGGATGTCGGAGGCCTATCAGCCCGTCTCCGTCACCGGCGCCCTGAAGCCGGATATGGAGAAAAGCCAGCTGTTCATCCTCGACGGCGCCAGCATCATCCAGTCGGGCTACTCCGTGCGCAAGGCGGAGGTGGTGAATGTCGATACGGTGCCGGACACGATCACGCTGCCGGTGAACTCGCCCTGGAGTTTCCTCAACAAAAAGAAGAACTAA
- a CDS encoding sensor histidine kinase — MPLLRSNTADKFIVDRRKPHRNSDVARAVRKTRDRLSQQVGNLDFDRELLKLHAGAMVGGAIAIALLALATAAAGLLAGMDNKQISVWALFTLTCYTVVIFMAKRVERTEASELNPLQTRRDFLIGHSLCGVGWAWFAWLGCNTCQVEQFQVVKAVVLLFAMAATAVMASSLRGALLATFAIPVAVYAYNGAKLWMPVEAIMVGLLLAALPFFAYIARNLNRSSLLLLSFRSETDALVAEVETAKSMSDEARRRAEDANLAKSRFLASMSHELRTPLNAILGFSEVMANEVLGPMSNPTYRDYAHDVHESGQHLLDLINEILDLSRIEAGRYQLNEEPVMLLTIVEDCCHMMELKARNKDIRIVEDFESALPRLFADERAVRQIALNLLSNAIKFTTSGGEIRLRVGWTAGGGQYISVRDNGPGIPEDEIPIVLSAFGQGSIAIKSAEQGTGLGLPIVQGLLAMHGGEFELHSKLREGTEAIAIFPPSRVMEELPALPTKTVARRR; from the coding sequence ATGCCTCTGCTACGCTCGAACACAGCGGACAAATTCATTGTGGACCGCAGGAAACCGCATCGCAACAGCGATGTGGCGCGCGCGGTGCGCAAGACGCGCGACCGTCTTTCACAGCAAGTCGGCAATCTCGACTTCGACCGCGAACTGCTGAAACTGCATGCGGGCGCAATGGTGGGCGGCGCAATCGCCATCGCGCTGCTTGCGCTGGCGACGGCGGCGGCGGGGCTGCTTGCCGGCATGGACAACAAGCAGATTAGTGTCTGGGCGCTGTTCACGCTCACCTGCTACACCGTCGTCATATTCATGGCAAAGCGTGTCGAACGCACTGAAGCTTCCGAGCTCAACCCATTGCAAACGCGAAGGGATTTCCTGATCGGCCATTCGCTTTGCGGCGTCGGCTGGGCATGGTTCGCCTGGCTAGGTTGCAATACCTGCCAGGTCGAACAGTTCCAGGTGGTCAAGGCGGTGGTTCTGCTGTTTGCCATGGCGGCAACCGCCGTCATGGCGTCATCGCTGCGCGGCGCACTGCTGGCGACCTTCGCCATTCCCGTAGCGGTCTATGCCTATAACGGCGCGAAGTTGTGGATGCCAGTCGAGGCGATCATGGTCGGGCTGCTGCTCGCCGCGCTCCCGTTCTTCGCCTACATCGCCCGCAATCTCAACCGGTCGTCGTTGCTGCTGCTGTCGTTCCGCTCCGAAACGGACGCGCTGGTTGCCGAAGTCGAGACGGCGAAATCGATGTCGGACGAGGCGCGGCGGCGGGCTGAAGACGCCAATCTGGCAAAGTCGCGTTTTCTGGCCTCGATGAGCCACGAGCTGCGAACACCGCTCAATGCCATTCTCGGTTTTTCCGAAGTGATGGCGAATGAGGTGCTTGGACCGATGAGCAACCCCACCTATCGCGACTATGCCCATGACGTGCATGAATCCGGTCAGCATCTGCTCGACCTGATCAACGAGATCCTCGACCTGTCGCGCATCGAGGCTGGTCGCTACCAGCTCAACGAGGAGCCGGTGATGCTACTCACCATCGTCGAGGATTGCTGCCACATGATGGAGCTGAAGGCACGCAACAAGGACATCCGCATCGTCGAGGATTTCGAAAGCGCCTTGCCGCGCCTGTTCGCCGACGAACGCGCTGTGCGGCAGATCGCCCTCAACCTCCTGTCCAACGCTATCAAATTCACCACAAGCGGCGGCGAAATCCGCTTGCGCGTCGGCTGGACTGCCGGCGGCGGACAGTACATCTCGGTCAGGGACAATGGGCCGGGCATACCGGAGGACGAGATTCCGATCGTGCTTTCCGCCTTCGGCCAGGGCTCTATCGCCATCAAAAGCGCCGAACAGGGCACCGGGCTTGGGCTGCCGATCGTGCAAGGCCTGCTTGCCATGCATGGCGGCGAATTCGAACTTCATTCCAAGCTGCGCGAAGGCACCGAGGCGATCGCCATCTTCCCGCCGAGCCGGGTGATGGAGGAGTTGCCGGCACTGCCAACCAAGACGGTCGCGCGGCGGCGCTAG
- a CDS encoding DNA alkylation repair protein, with protein MAELSPQSSADEIVAHLRSIGSEENRRGMLRYGIKIERALGVSHGVQRQIARKIKRNHERAFELWQTGIMEAQFIASVTADPKRFSAADARQWAATFDSWDIVDGVSDLFVDTDSWKELIGEFAADEREFVRRTAFAMMAWSVVHRKKEPETTFLGFLPIIEAHATDGRNFVKKGVNWALRSIGKRSEEMHGAALSVAERLAQSTDKTARRIGKDAMRELTGPKTLNRLAAKTKQGK; from the coding sequence ATGGCCGAGCTTTCGCCCCAGTCCAGTGCCGACGAAATCGTCGCGCATCTGCGCTCGATCGGCTCGGAGGAAAATCGCCGCGGCATGCTGCGCTATGGCATCAAGATCGAACGCGCGCTCGGCGTCTCGCACGGCGTGCAGCGGCAGATTGCCAGGAAGATCAAGCGCAACCATGAACGCGCCTTCGAGCTGTGGCAGACAGGCATCATGGAGGCGCAGTTCATCGCTTCGGTCACGGCCGACCCGAAGCGGTTCTCTGCCGCGGATGCAAGGCAATGGGCGGCGACTTTCGATTCCTGGGACATCGTCGACGGCGTCTCCGATCTCTTCGTCGACACCGACTCCTGGAAGGAATTGATCGGCGAGTTCGCGGCCGACGAACGGGAATTCGTTCGACGCACGGCCTTTGCCATGATGGCCTGGTCGGTCGTCCACCGGAAGAAAGAGCCGGAGACGACCTTCCTCGGCTTCCTGCCGATCATCGAGGCGCATGCCACCGACGGCCGCAATTTCGTGAAGAAGGGCGTGAACTGGGCGCTTCGTTCGATCGGCAAACGCTCCGAGGAAATGCACGGCGCTGCCCTTTCTGTCGCCGAAAGGCTGGCGCAATCGACCGACAAGACGGCGCGCCGGATCGGCAAGGATGCGATGCGGGAACTGACCGGTCCCAAGACGCTCAATCGGCTGGCGGCGAAGACGAAACAGGGCAAGTGA
- a CDS encoding Lrp/AsnC family transcriptional regulator gives MDRLDRKILRLLQEDATLAVADVAKKVGLSTTPCWRRIQKLEEEGVIKRRVAILDHEKVNVRVTVFVSIRTNSHSHEWLRRFSEVIQEFPEVVEFYRMSGDVDYLLRVVVPDIAAYDAFYKRLIAKIEIRDVSSSFAMEQIKYTTEMPLDYMVLDKESGANAA, from the coding sequence ATGGACCGCCTTGACAGAAAAATTCTCCGCCTCCTGCAGGAGGACGCGACGCTCGCGGTCGCCGATGTCGCCAAGAAGGTCGGTCTGTCGACCACGCCGTGCTGGCGGCGCATCCAGAAGCTCGAGGAAGAGGGCGTCATCAAGCGGCGCGTCGCCATTCTCGACCATGAGAAGGTCAATGTGCGCGTCACCGTGTTCGTGTCGATCCGCACCAATTCGCACAGCCATGAATGGCTGCGGCGTTTCTCCGAGGTCATCCAGGAATTTCCGGAAGTGGTCGAGTTCTACCGCATGAGCGGCGACGTCGACTATCTCCTGCGCGTGGTGGTGCCCGACATTGCCGCCTATGACGCCTTCTACAAGCGGCTGATCGCCAAGATCGAGATCCGCGACGTGTCGTCTTCCTTCGCCATGGAGCAGATCAAGTACACGACCGAAATGCCGCTGGACTACATGGTGCTGGACAAGGAATCAGGCGCCAACGCTGCCTGA
- a CDS encoding DUF1289 domain-containing protein, translating to MTAIESPCILVCSIDMKTGFCFGCGRTREEIGAWIDMTSETRRSVMAELPARLETVERRPRRETRRGRMARERDALS from the coding sequence ATGACGGCTATCGAATCCCCGTGCATCCTGGTCTGCTCGATCGACATGAAAACCGGCTTCTGTTTCGGTTGCGGCCGCACGCGCGAGGAAATCGGCGCCTGGATCGATATGACGTCCGAAACGCGCCGAAGCGTGATGGCCGAGTTGCCGGCCCGGCTGGAAACGGTCGAGCGGCGACCGCGGCGGGAAACACGCCGCGGCCGCATGGCGCGCGAACGCGACGCCCTCTCGTGA
- a CDS encoding diaminopropionate ammonia-lyase: MFLLNTHPDYKKPLDQADAETLSVAAAENVERHLTFRDNHAETPLVELPGLASEFGVAAIHLKDEGYRLGLGSFKALGGAYAVIRLVLEEAERKLGRAIDVSELQLPEVRAAARTMTLACATDGNHGRSVAQGAQLVGARAAIFVHSGVSDERVAAIASYGADMIRVDGTYDDSIRQAARIAEASGWTIVSDTSWPGYERIPGLVMQGYTALIREALRKMPVPPTHVFIQSGVGGIAAAVAGHLAIELGDKRPIFTVVDPARAACIVETARAGHLVTVAHGEPTVMAMLECYAPSLVAWRILSRVADAFMTVDEEDAISIMKRLACPVDGDPAVVAGESGGVGLAGLIKAVSDPTIKAALRVDKYSRIFLVNTEGATDSSKYKEIVGFSPATIIARTSLGPSAALA; this comes from the coding sequence ATGTTTCTGCTCAATACGCATCCCGATTACAAGAAGCCACTCGACCAGGCAGATGCTGAAACGCTCAGCGTCGCAGCGGCCGAGAACGTTGAGCGCCACCTCACATTCCGGGACAATCATGCAGAAACGCCTCTCGTCGAGCTGCCCGGATTGGCATCGGAGTTCGGCGTTGCCGCGATCCACCTCAAGGATGAGGGCTATCGCCTTGGGCTCGGAAGTTTCAAGGCTCTCGGCGGAGCTTATGCGGTGATCCGGCTTGTTCTTGAGGAGGCAGAAAGAAAACTCGGCCGCGCGATAGATGTCTCGGAACTTCAATTGCCCGAGGTCCGGGCCGCCGCCCGCACAATGACGCTTGCCTGCGCCACTGATGGCAATCACGGCCGATCGGTCGCACAGGGCGCTCAGCTCGTGGGCGCCAGGGCGGCAATCTTTGTGCATTCCGGTGTGTCAGACGAGCGGGTCGCCGCCATTGCGAGCTACGGTGCCGACATGATCCGCGTCGATGGTACTTATGACGACTCCATTCGGCAGGCAGCGCGCATTGCCGAGGCAAGCGGTTGGACTATTGTTTCGGACACGTCCTGGCCAGGCTACGAGCGCATCCCCGGACTGGTGATGCAGGGTTACACGGCCCTCATTCGCGAAGCCCTCAGGAAAATGCCGGTACCGCCGACCCATGTATTCATCCAGTCTGGCGTCGGCGGGATTGCCGCCGCCGTGGCGGGTCATCTGGCAATTGAACTCGGTGACAAACGTCCGATCTTCACCGTGGTCGATCCAGCGCGCGCGGCCTGCATCGTCGAGACAGCGCGGGCTGGACATCTCGTGACGGTAGCCCATGGGGAGCCGACCGTCATGGCCATGCTCGAATGCTATGCGCCATCTCTAGTTGCCTGGCGCATCCTCTCTCGCGTAGCCGACGCCTTCATGACCGTCGACGAAGAAGATGCGATTTCGATCATGAAGCGCCTTGCCTGTCCTGTCGATGGCGATCCCGCGGTCGTCGCGGGTGAAAGCGGCGGTGTGGGGCTGGCCGGCTTGATCAAGGCCGTCTCCGACCCCACGATCAAGGCCGCTCTTCGCGTCGATAAATACTCCCGCATCTTCCTTGTGAACACGGAGGGGGCCACCGATTCGAGCAAATACAAGGAGATTGTCGGGTTTTCACCCGCAACGATCATCGCGAGGACTTCCTTGGGGCCTAGCGCGGCGTTGGCCTGA
- a CDS encoding nicotinate-nucleotide--dimethylbenzimidazole phosphoribosyltransferase — protein MTSALPFDDFRNLLANLPPADTLAEARVRTLFAKADKPQGSLGRIEDIAAWLAAWSGRAPPAVTRPLVAIFAGNHGVTRHGISPRPVVATANAVELCAAGGAAINQVCIANDLGLKVFDLALHIATADITEDAALDERGCAATMAFGMEAIAGGTDLLCLGDLGVGNSTVAAALCAALSGGRGVDWVGPGSGADAAMQARKAEVVDTALAFHGASLRDPLEALRRVGGREFAAIAGAILAARVQKIPVLLDGFAATAAAAVLHAANPAALDHCLLAGLSPEPGHARAAGRLGLRPLLDLGMSHGEGVGAALAAGLVKAAALASSGMAAAVKV, from the coding sequence ATGACCAGCGCGCTGCCCTTCGACGATTTTCGCAATCTGCTGGCGAACTTGCCGCCGGCCGATACGCTAGCAGAGGCGCGGGTGCGCACCCTGTTTGCGAAGGCCGACAAGCCGCAAGGCTCGCTCGGCCGTATCGAGGACATTGCTGCGTGGCTTGCCGCCTGGAGTGGGCGCGCACCGCCGGCTGTGACACGACCGCTGGTGGCGATCTTTGCCGGCAACCACGGCGTCACCCGTCACGGCATTTCGCCGCGGCCGGTGGTGGCGACCGCCAACGCGGTCGAGCTTTGCGCCGCGGGAGGTGCTGCGATCAACCAGGTCTGCATTGCCAACGACCTCGGCTTGAAGGTCTTTGATCTGGCGCTGCACATTGCGACCGCCGACATCACCGAGGACGCAGCACTGGACGAGCGCGGCTGCGCCGCCACCATGGCCTTCGGCATGGAAGCCATTGCCGGCGGCACTGACCTGCTTTGCCTGGGCGATCTCGGCGTCGGCAACTCGACTGTCGCTGCGGCCTTGTGTGCGGCGCTGTCCGGGGGCAGGGGTGTCGACTGGGTCGGCCCCGGATCGGGCGCCGATGCGGCGATGCAGGCGCGCAAGGCCGAAGTCGTCGACACAGCCCTTGCCTTTCATGGCGCCAGCCTAAGGGATCCTCTTGAAGCCTTGCGTCGGGTTGGCGGTCGCGAATTCGCAGCCATCGCCGGTGCCATCCTCGCTGCCCGGGTGCAGAAGATCCCGGTTCTCCTCGATGGATTTGCGGCGACTGCTGCCGCAGCGGTGCTGCATGCCGCCAATCCCGCTGCCCTCGACCATTGTCTGCTTGCCGGCCTGTCGCCGGAGCCTGGGCATGCGCGGGCGGCTGGTCGGCTCGGCCTTCGCCCGCTGCTTGATCTCGGCATGAGCCACGGCGAAGGGGTAGGGGCAGCTCTTGCCGCTGGTCTGGTGAAAGCCGCAGCGCTTGCAAGCTCCGGCATGGCGGCGGCAGTCAAGGTCTAG
- a CDS encoding uracil-DNA glycosylase family protein: MDAELERFTAKVRACRICVENPIGRPLPHEPRPVLRPSSSARILLASQAPGTKVHLSGMPFTDASGDRLRSWLGVSSEEFYDTEKFAIVPMGFCFPGQDAKGADLPPRRECAPAWRAPLMALMPRIDLVLTIGIYAQSWHMGAARRPSLTQTVMDWRAIWDAPTSPKVLPLPHPSWRNTGWLKKNPWFEMDLLPFLRSEIRYRLA; this comes from the coding sequence ATGGACGCTGAGCTGGAACGCTTCACGGCAAAGGTCCGAGCCTGTCGCATCTGCGTCGAAAACCCCATCGGCCGCCCACTGCCGCACGAGCCGCGCCCGGTGCTGCGGCCGTCGTCCAGCGCCCGCATCCTGCTCGCCAGCCAGGCGCCGGGGACCAAGGTCCATCTATCAGGCATGCCGTTTACCGATGCCTCCGGCGACCGGTTGCGAAGTTGGCTTGGCGTCAGCAGCGAAGAATTCTACGACACGGAAAAATTCGCCATTGTGCCGATGGGCTTTTGCTTTCCCGGCCAGGACGCCAAGGGCGCGGACCTGCCGCCGCGCCGTGAATGTGCGCCGGCATGGCGCGCGCCGTTGATGGCGCTGATGCCGCGTATCGATCTCGTGCTGACGATCGGCATCTATGCACAATCCTGGCATATGGGCGCTGCGCGCCGGCCCTCGCTGACCCAGACTGTGATGGACTGGCGCGCCATCTGGGACGCGCCCACCAGCCCGAAAGTGTTGCCGCTGCCGCATCCATCATGGCGCAACACGGGCTGGTTGAAGAAGAATCCCTGGTTCGAAATGGATTTGCTGCCATTTCTACGATCGGAAATCCGCTATCGCCTCGCTTGA
- a CDS encoding thermonuclease family protein codes for MSRSWSPRPRRRYIPPRPRSLWRRLVDYGLTIILFGLLILLAARLDRVETRRTEGAAIVNDGDSITLGTERIRMRGIDAPEYAQTCRKDGADYPCGKLARQSLVRLIAGKPVSCAGWQRDRFGRLLGDCKANGEELNRAQVEAGWAVAYGDFEAEEAAARAGKLGIWAGTFDEPRDWRETHDHGPVERKHGTLASIGDALRELFRFW; via the coding sequence ATGAGCCGTTCGTGGTCGCCGAGGCCGCGCCGACGGTACATTCCACCGCGCCCTCGCAGCTTGTGGCGCAGGCTGGTGGATTACGGGCTGACCATCATCCTTTTCGGCCTGCTGATCCTTCTTGCGGCGCGCCTTGACCGAGTGGAGACGCGCAGGACGGAGGGGGCGGCAATCGTCAACGATGGCGATTCGATCACGCTCGGCACCGAGCGCATCCGCATGCGCGGCATCGACGCTCCTGAATATGCGCAGACCTGCCGCAAGGACGGCGCCGACTATCCCTGCGGCAAGCTCGCGCGCCAGTCGCTGGTACGGCTGATCGCCGGCAAACCCGTCTCCTGTGCCGGTTGGCAACGCGACCGCTTTGGCAGGCTGCTTGGCGACTGCAAGGCCAATGGCGAGGAGCTCAACCGTGCCCAGGTCGAAGCCGGTTGGGCGGTTGCCTATGGCGATTTCGAGGCCGAGGAAGCCGCTGCCCGCGCCGGCAAGCTTGGCATCTGGGCCGGCACCTTCGACGAGCCGCGTGACTGGCGCGAAACCCATGACCACGGGCCGGTCGAAAGAAAGCATGGCACTCTGGCTTCGATCGGTGATGCGTTGCGAGAACTTTTTCGCTTCTGGTGA
- a CDS encoding TIGR02281 family clan AA aspartic protease, which yields MNRLFWILMVVIGVGLVLLMFNNSAGSTFGIENNDFSQLIWLGAFGVLIGAGLIRSGRPLGAMARSLGAWGVIVLVLIAGYQYRYELQDFASRVTAGLVPGSPLALGIEEGHATVTLDKAGNGHFEARITVNGATIRTVVDTGATSTVLTSEDAQAAGFNPAALSFTIPVSTANGMARAASVRADEVAIGGILRKDMAVMVAAPGALGQSLLGMNFIGSLSGFDVRGDRMILRD from the coding sequence ATGAACCGATTGTTCTGGATCTTGATGGTGGTGATCGGCGTCGGGCTGGTCCTGCTCATGTTCAACAATTCCGCCGGCAGCACCTTCGGCATCGAGAACAACGATTTCAGCCAGCTGATCTGGCTTGGCGCGTTCGGCGTGCTGATCGGCGCCGGCCTCATTCGGTCGGGCAGACCGCTGGGCGCCATGGCCCGCAGTCTCGGCGCCTGGGGGGTCATCGTGCTGGTTCTAATCGCCGGCTACCAGTACCGCTACGAATTGCAGGATTTCGCCAGCCGGGTAACGGCCGGCCTTGTTCCCGGCAGTCCCTTGGCATTGGGGATCGAAGAGGGTCACGCCACGGTGACTTTGGACAAGGCCGGCAACGGTCATTTCGAGGCGCGCATCACGGTCAACGGTGCGACGATCCGCACCGTTGTCGACACCGGCGCTACCAGTACCGTGCTGACATCAGAGGATGCGCAAGCCGCCGGCTTCAATCCGGCAGCGCTGAGCTTCACCATACCGGTCTCCACAGCCAACGGCATGGCACGCGCCGCTTCTGTCAGAGCCGACGAGGTGGCCATCGGCGGCATCTTGCGCAAGGACATGGCGGTCATGGTCGCAGCACCCGGCGCGCTCGGCCAGAGCCTGCTCGGCATGAACTTCATCGGCTCGCTGTCGGGGTTCGACGTGCGCGGCGACCGCATGATTCTGCGCGACTAG
- a CDS encoding glutathione S-transferase, with product MKLFDGGRAPNPRRVRVFLAEKGLEIPLVPVDMGALGHRQEAVSSRNPLQRLPVLELDDGTIITESVAICRYFEELHPEPALFGRGALGKAQVEMWQRRMEFNLLSCVAQAFRHIHPAMKEWEIPQIPEWGQANKPKAVAFLKLLDGELAQREFAAGDTYSIADITGLIAIDFMKPARIKVPEDCANVLRWHSAISSRPSAAA from the coding sequence ATGAAGCTGTTCGACGGTGGCCGCGCGCCCAATCCACGGCGTGTCAGGGTTTTCCTCGCCGAGAAGGGGCTCGAAATTCCCTTGGTGCCCGTCGACATGGGCGCGCTGGGACACAGGCAGGAGGCGGTCAGCTCGCGCAACCCGCTGCAGCGGCTGCCGGTGCTCGAACTCGACGACGGCACCATCATCACCGAATCCGTCGCCATTTGCCGCTATTTCGAGGAATTGCATCCCGAGCCCGCTCTGTTCGGGCGCGGCGCGCTCGGCAAGGCGCAGGTCGAGATGTGGCAAAGGCGCATGGAGTTCAACCTGCTCAGCTGTGTCGCTCAAGCCTTTCGCCACATCCACCCGGCAATGAAGGAATGGGAAATTCCGCAAATCCCCGAATGGGGGCAGGCCAACAAGCCGAAGGCGGTCGCATTCCTGAAACTCCTCGACGGCGAGCTGGCGCAGAGGGAATTCGCCGCCGGCGACACCTACTCGATCGCCGACATTACCGGACTGATCGCCATCGACTTCATGAAGCCGGCGCGCATCAAGGTTCCGGAAGACTGTGCCAACGTCTTGCGCTGGCACAGTGCGATCTCCAGCCGGCCGAGCGCTGCTGCCTGA
- the dusA gene encoding tRNA dihydrouridine(20/20a) synthase DusA, with protein sequence MNVIDNKLAIAPMMDWTDRHCRFFHRQLTSRALLYTEMVVADAVIQGARERLLGFDDTEHPVALQLGGSDPQKLAEAARIGEAFGYDEINLNVGCPSDRVQSGTFGACLMKVPDLVADCVAAMKAVVKIPVTVKCRIAVDEQDPEPALDALADGVFAAGADALWVHARKAWLEGLSPKENRDIPPLDYDRVCRLKAKKTNQFIGINGGIQSLEEALRHLDHVDGAMLGRAAYHTPGILAGVDAAFYGGEPGAFDFAALIDAMADYAARHIEQGGRLGHVTRHMVGLFHGLPGARRYRQILSTDATRPGAGPDVLKTAFAAVDLNGTAAEAA encoded by the coding sequence ATGAATGTGATAGACAACAAACTTGCCATAGCTCCGATGATGGACTGGACGGACCGGCATTGCCGGTTCTTCCATCGCCAGCTCACGAGCCGGGCGCTGCTTTACACCGAGATGGTGGTGGCCGACGCGGTGATCCAGGGTGCGCGGGAGCGGCTGCTGGGCTTCGACGACACCGAACATCCGGTCGCCCTGCAGCTCGGCGGCTCCGATCCGCAAAAACTTGCCGAGGCGGCGCGCATCGGCGAGGCCTTCGGCTATGACGAGATCAACCTCAATGTCGGCTGCCCGTCCGACCGCGTCCAGTCGGGCACCTTCGGCGCCTGCCTGATGAAGGTGCCTGACCTCGTCGCCGATTGCGTTGCAGCGATGAAGGCCGTAGTGAAAATTCCGGTCACCGTCAAATGCCGTATCGCAGTCGACGAGCAGGATCCCGAACCGGCGCTCGATGCGCTGGCGGATGGCGTTTTCGCGGCCGGCGCCGACGCGCTGTGGGTGCATGCCCGCAAGGCGTGGCTGGAGGGGCTGAGCCCCAAGGAAAACCGTGACATCCCGCCGCTCGACTATGACAGGGTCTGCCGGCTGAAAGCCAAAAAAACGAACCAATTCATCGGCATCAATGGCGGTATTCAATCCCTGGAAGAAGCATTGCGCCACCTCGATCATGTCGACGGTGCCATGCTTGGCCGCGCCGCATACCACACGCCGGGCATTCTGGCCGGTGTCGACGCCGCGTTTTACGGCGGCGAACCCGGCGCGTTCGATTTTGCCGCGCTGATCGATGCGATGGCGGACTATGCGGCGCGCCATATCGAGCAAGGCGGGCGGCTGGGTCATGTCACCCGTCACATGGTCGGGCTGTTCCATGGCTTGCCTGGCGCACGCCGCTACCGGCAGATTCTTTCGACCGACGCGACGAGACCCGGCGCCGGACCTGATGTGCTGAAGACGGCTTTTGCGGCGGTCGATTTGAACGGAACGGCGGCCGAGGCGGCTTGA